ctggagttttacattacagtaatctagtctagaggtgatgaaagcatgaactaatatttctgcatcatgtagtgacaatatatttcttatcttagaaatatttctgagatgaaagaaggctatcctagtaatattatctacatgagcatcaaatgataaactggagtcaataatcacaccaaggtcttttactgctgtacatgatgaaacaaagtcCATCCGGAGTtactatgtgatcagaaagcttacttctagctacatgtgatcctaatacaagtacttctgtcttatcagaattaagtaaaaggaagttagttagcatccaacgtttaatgtcctttacacattcctcaactttattaagctgctgtctgtcctctgtctttgctgaaacatacaactgtgtatcatcagcataacagtggaagctaattccatgtttatgaataatttgacctagaggtagcatatatgaagtaaaaaagcagtgggcctaaaacagaaccttgtggaacaccaatattaacctcggtatgcatggagaagtctacatttacatctacaaactgataatgatcggtcaaataagacctgagccagtagaggactgttccctttaTGCCAACAACATTTACTAATCTATCGAGAATAGTATGGTcaatagtatcaaaagctgcactaaggtcaagtaacagaAGCAGcaagacacaaccctgatcagaggtcgtttagtactttaactaacgctgtctctgtgctatgatgaggtctaaattctgacgatacatttcatgaatgttattcctatgcaaGTATGAGCATAagtgctgtgctacaaccttttctaagatcttggagattaaggggagatttgatataggtctatagctggacagttgagaggggtcaaggtcaggtttttcaATAAGGGGTTTGATAACTACTAATTTAAAGATGGCACCAAGATGCACTATAGGGAAAAGGCAAGCTGGCAGAGACCGTTTGATtctctgggaaatgttctgctgggaaagcTTGGGTCTTAGCGTTTTCCTTAACTTTTttctaatggcagtggcctctttcattAAGAtcatgtgccctgccacactgcaaaaattgttcaggaatggtttgaggaacatgacaaagggttcaaagtgttgacttggcctccaactTTCCCAGATCTCAATTGATTGAGCATCGGGCCCCATCTCACAACTTCCAGGAGTTGCtggtcttggtgccagataccacagcacaccttcagagggcTTGTGGAGCCTATGCCTCAGCAGGTCAAacctgttttggcagcacaagggagACTTGCACAataggtggttttaatgttatggctggtcAGTGTAAGTGTTGCAGAACATATTGGCCATGGAAGTAGGGGAATCATTGAAAGTGTAGGCTGTTGTTAGAGATGGGATAGTAAGTGTAGTATGTTgcagctgtggatcaggtggtagagcgggttgtcttATAAtagtagggttggtggttcgattcctggcccacatgttagtgtccttgggcaagtcactgaaccccaagttactcccgatggcaagttagtgccctgcatggcagctctgctaccattggtatgggtgaatgagacatggtgtaaagcgctttggaaccattaaggtttaaaaagtgctatataagtgcagaccatttaccatgttgTTTAATGAGCATAGCAAGGAGAGTTGTGCAAAATCACATGAACTTGAGCTTTTGCATTTACTTATAAATTGTCCCTTCAGGAGGCAATGACTGCGGTTTTATCACTTATTTGTAATGCTTTTGTTGTCTGTGTAAAAACCTTCTGGAAACCATAACACAAAGTGGTGCTATTCATATTGTACCTTTTACACTTTTTAATCTAGGCTGCAACAGTACCAGCAAATTACAAGGGCTGTTCTTGTAAATCAGCCAAATTAGTATTTTACTGATATTTGAATGCTTCTCTCCTGGTTTCCAATACTACAATTTTAATGTGATTAACACTTGCACTTTATGGTCTTTCACATGGAGGTGGACTAAGGAACATTCATAATAAATGCCTTTTAAAATGCACAGGTTCTTTTGCATGTGATTCCAGTGTATTAATCATGCATCACTGTGGCAACAGCTGAATGCAGAGGAATTAACTACTCCTAACTTAAAGCTGCATTTGTGCCATTATATCAGCAATGTTACTGTAAAGAGTTTCATTCAAATTCCCAGTGCTTAATATTCAGTTACCATAGGGGAACTGCTCAAGATTACTTCAGATTAGAGATGATACTAAAAGGGAATCATGGAAGAATATGTTAGAGATGATACTTCTTATTATTTAAAGCTTTATTAAAAGCCCATGCTCCCCAAGCTAATGTGTTTAAGCTTTGTGTTCAACTTGTGCAGAAAACAGTTATGTACATAACTGCCCAAGTCAACTAGTATATGTACTTTTTGGTATACTCTGCACAGTGCCCTTGAGCTCAGGAAAGGCACGATAAATTTAACTGATAACTGATGCTTTTTTCATGGATGTGACTCAACAAACTAGAAGAGACAGCAAAGATAatcaaaatatttgtaaaaagaaaactttattacaaaattaaGTTTAGTATAAAGAAAGTGTAATATTTCAGCATCATGAGTCACACTCAGATGGTAAATCCACAGTCAGCTCACTGATTGTGTCTAGGAATGCTTCCAGGTCATCTCTACAATGTGCTGTATAAAAACAGATAATTTAGTTGCATCTTCACAAGTATGGTAGTTATTCAGACAGAATTTATCAGATTATGATACCTGAAGGCATCTTGAGGGGAGACAGTGGCAAACATGATTGAATCATACTAAAATCCTCTTCGAGCACATTTAGAGGCCACTCCTGTTTTCCCAAACCAGCCAATGAAAACTGGCTGAGGAAGACTTCCTCAGGTACACAGTATATTTCAAAGTCTGTAGATGGTTCAAGACAATCATGTGAATTTACAGTCAACAAACATTCTAAAATAATGATGGCATGACATTTAATTCACTTACAATgctatgaaaaaatatttgccccattctgatttcttctgttttgggtctgtgtgaaaatgtattcacCCCCATAGGTACTacttccccaaatctatgaaatggCATTTATAACTGGGAttagctggactagacacaaccaggcctgattaagTGTTGCGttaattgaacagggtttgcagtaaatagaaacttttattattattattatttaattaaaacagtaTGAAGTTGGATAAagaggtcttacccagtaacactaCCAAAATTGAAAAATTCCAGACATAATGAAGTTCATGGGACTCccaagaaccacagtgagagcaaTTATCTACAAATGAaaacagcacagtagtgaaccttcccagaagtggccaaccttacagaattcctccaagagcactgcaactactcatccaggaagtcagaaAAGAACCAAGGACATCAATGGAACTATAGGTCTCTCTTGCAGCAATAAAAGTTTATTGTTCATGACCCCACTGTCAGAAAGACACTAGgcaaaaaatggcatccatggaagtgtggagaggtgaaaaccactgctaacccaaaagaacattaaggcttgtctgaagtTTGCCTAAACACACATTGATCTTCAAACCcattgggagaatgttctgtggtttgaggagttgaaagtggaactgtttgaaaGTCAGGGGTCTTGTTaaatctggcataaaccaaacacagaattccacaaaaagaagatcatacctacagtcaagcatggtggtgctaGTGTGGTGGTGtagggatgctttgctgcttcaggacctgggcaacttgcagtgattgaaggaaacatgatttgaaacatgaaacatgatttctgatctctaccagaaaatcttaaagtcttaaaatcttaaaatgcctggtcttcagtctgcaagttgaaactcaagcacaactggattatgcagcaagacagtgatccaaagaaCAGGAGTGAGTCCACCTctaatttaactttttttgagccattaatagttttggaatggcctagtcaaagtcctgactagaaccaattgagatgctgtgacAGGACCTTAAACGTACAGTTCATGTtcaaaaaccctccagtgtgcaGGAACTAAAGTATTTAGTgagccaaaattccaccacagcactCTGAAAATCTGATccatcagaagcatttggttgcagttattgctgctaaaggtggcacagcCGGATTTTAGGTTTAAGggagcaattagtttttcacatttgtGATAGGTGTTTGATAAccttttgcttcaataaaaaaaataataataataataataataataataataataataaataattaaatctgtattgtgtttaatcaggttgcttttgtattatgctgcatttcatttgaagatctagaACTATTTAATAGGAGATActaaaagacaaaagaaatcaggaaaCAAGTGAAATACttcttcacagcactgtataccTCAAGAAAGAATCATcaaatgaactttaaaaaaCATTGGTCCTTAATCAAACACAGTATAGTCCTGGCACTGGTGATgattcacacacattctttaACTATTTATACAATCAGAGTTAACGGTTACTTAAAGGAGACTACGTGATCAGCTTTGGCTGTGCAGCAACACTGTCCTGTATTTTTTGTACACATCATTTACCACATAAGCTCCT
The window above is part of the Ictalurus punctatus breed USDA103 chromosome 8, Coco_2.0, whole genome shotgun sequence genome. Proteins encoded here:
- the pttg1 gene encoding securin isoform X1; the encoded protein is MDAIVYVDQENGTLAAPSIKARQRLHSAPEHLLKTPLKTWLGAPSQSSRKALGIVNKIVVTPAATHKVNMPNIPLAAQQCKVAPQPVGEDYPEIEKCFPYDPSDNCSHCGSWESHELHYVWNFSILVVLLDFEIYCVPEEVFLSQFSLAGLGKQEWPLNVLEEDFSMIQSCLPLSPLKMPSAHCRDDLEAFLDTISELTVDLPSECDS